Within Wyeomyia smithii strain HCP4-BCI-WySm-NY-G18 chromosome 2, ASM2978416v1, whole genome shotgun sequence, the genomic segment AGTGTGACGGAACTTTTTGTGCATTGTTAGTCCATTTGATTGCGTAAATCGAGCATCACATTCATCACATTTGTAAGGTTTTTCGGCAGTATGAATGCGTTCATGTCTAATCAAGGAACCTCTAGAACTACCCACGAATGTTGTGCAATATCTGCATTTGAACAAAACAGCTCTTGTATGGGTATTTTCGTGTAGTCTTAAGCCGGATGCTCtgctgaatttttttccgcAAAATGAGCATACGAATTTTCTTTCCTGCACTTCTATAATGCCTTCATGAAATTTTTTCACATGGTTCTGTAAACAAAGTGTTGACGAAAACTCCCTCGTAACACCGTTTTGTTTGCACTCTTCGCAAGGAATTCGGTCCCCTGTCCTGTAATGAGTACGTTGAAGATGCATGTTCAAATAACGCATTGTCGATAACTCTTCGTTGCAAAAGGTACAAACTGGTGAAACTAGTCCAATGTGCGTCGCTATATGATCATCCCGCTGTTCCAGTGTTTCGAAATCCGTAGTGCAAATATaacaggtgaaacatttcttATCATTGGGTTTGCTTCCTTTACGCCTACGCTTACGACGAAATTTAGGTGGCGGTTGGTTTTGTTTGTCTGTTATAGGATTCGATTTTATTTCACTTCTGACCTCCTCTACTGGGATATCATTAATATTCATCTCGACAAACAAATCCGGTTCAACGTTGATTTCCTCGTCTGCTTCGAGGAAATTGTCTtcgaaaatgctattttgttcATCATCGGTGTCCGCCGAACTTCCCTCATCTTTGAATTCTAACTTActgtaaaaaaatacaaattattAAACATATCAGTATGTTTCGAACAATAAATTTTACCGATAAAAACTCTTAATAGTGGCATCAGCCTGTAGAATTCGATTTTTCAGCCTGAAGACGTTATGCACGTCGCTGTAGCAAGATTCGCATATTTTGTTCACTTTTTCATCCTCCGTAATCTATTAATGATAGGTGCTATTCGAATTAGGTGAATATTGCAAACGACTAGCTCCAAAACTTACCACAATACCGAAGTAATCTTCCACCAAATCTGGCAGCGGCCGATCATCTATAGTTGTTCCAAACACACAATAATAAGGCTCCTCGTTGTCATCAGCTGTGAGTAAATCTACTAAACACAGTCTACAAGAATTCAGTAGATTCATTCTCCTGGCCGAGGTGACCGAAATTTTTACGACGTTCATGTATTCGATTAATAAATTGAGAAATAAAACCGATTGCAAAAATGTATTGAGCACAAAACAGTTTGCTTTTCGGGGTAGCTGTATGACGTTTCCACACtgaaaacctttttttatttaCCTTGTGCCTGAAGAATACACGCTAAATTGAAGGCAAGCAGAAAATGGTCGTAAAAAACTttaaaagaagagcaactttttCAGTATTTATTCATTAGAATTAAAAATCGATATAATGGccgtaaattttgtttttttttttcaagagaaaACGATAATATTTAGTGTACACAACAAATTCATTcgatgtatataaaatttttacaaTGAAGTTGTacaatggggtcctaaagttttaaacggttttctgatttttatatatcggCTGGAAGAGTGcgattttctgagcaaaatgtgatttttagaaaatgtttatcgttttccttcgatttttaagtgaaggataaaaaactgctcgaaatgccttaaatgacaggtctctcatataccgtacatgggcgaaacgtcaactaagtggccatccacataccacgtgaacagttttttaatgattttaacaccccctccccctcccgtggacaactgcccatataaattctaaaaaatttgtatggaccgtggacatcacacagacccccccaaagctgtccacgtggtatgtggatgacccctaagacctttcgagcagttttttattattcatttaaaaatcgaaggaatacgacaaacattttttaaaaatcacgttttgctcagaaaacgcgttttttttaaatgaaatataaaaactggtatagcttaaGGAcccaattgggttgttcaggtatataagtttttatatatcatcctaAAAAGCTGCGTTtgctgagcaaaacgtgatttaaaaatatgTATCGTTGTCATTTAATCACAATCACAgataaaactgctcgaaatccatTGAATGACAGTTCGTCTATGTACCAATTGGTCTATGTAATGGATGTAATGCATCCAACAgatttcgagcaatttttatcctctattcaaaaatcaaaggacaaataagatttttttttaaactcacgTTCTGCCGgcacccgcataactgtcccatactgattttggtcacttttgagttatcatcgggaatcgacttaattgttatcatattttctggaaaaaaattaaaattgatacttttgtatggcaaaacatgaaaaaaataccaagttgtttttgtcccatattgaaagtacccgcattacagtcccactgcatagtagtacaaactgcaaacatataattttgctccagattagtgtgtatcggtatcggattattttaggcatacagaagtatgtcatttatttaaatagactaatgttgtttttctgtagtacaatctacgttgccaatgatactgccgattgctggttgaatttatatgtgatgggacaaaatatgcgagtacttttgaaatgtacccgcatattttgtcccattttgtctttttttcaagttatataacgtaaaaccaatcccatccatggttttttgtccTCAACGATGaacttgtgctgccatgaaactcttatggtcattggttttgGATGTATTTGCtgaaaatccgaaaattcacga encodes:
- the LOC129720955 gene encoding zinc finger protein 761-like, translated to MNVVKISVTSARRMNLLNSCRLCLVDLLTADDNEEPYYCVFGTTIDDRPLPDLVEDYFGIVITEDEKVNKICESCYSDVHNVFRLKNRILQADATIKSFYRKLEFKDEGSSADTDDEQNSIFEDNFLEADEEINVEPDLFVEMNINDIPVEEVRSEIKSNPITDKQNQPPPKFRRKRRRKGSKPNDKKCFTCYICTTDFETLEQRDDHIATHIGLVSPVCTFCNEELSTMRYLNMHLQRTHYRTGDRIPCEECKQNGVTREFSSTLCLQNHVKKFHEGIIEVQERKFVCSFCGKKFSRASGLRLHENTHTRAVLFKCRYCTTFVGSSRGSLIRHERIHTAEKPYKCDECDARFTQSNGLTMHKKFRHTDERPFSCDLCVGKVSFKCKYTLRKHLQNHEASGRNKNRVAKTAVIAPAERELKCNFCPAVYSMEVHLCRHILAKHPTENVPMIQCEMCAEVGRKNYFITERVKNIHIGNHLKNSLQEGIRKERPCRDCPAVFETIGELKRHRESHIIHACKECDKTYKKSSSLRLHYRSVHLASLPYKCDKCDAAYGQFTQLTAHMKKHQ